The Acidobacteriota bacterium genomic interval TCCCGGCCCCGGACCGGGAAAGCCGGGTCGGCTCTGCAGGTCAGGCGCTCTGCCGCTTTACGGACTCCATGGGCGAGAATTCCAGAGCCTTGGTCGGGCAGAAGTGGGCGCAGACGGGGTCCCCGCCGCACAGGTCGCACTTTACGATGATGCCGTTCTGCCCGTCATGCAGCGAGCAGCCGAACGGGCACGCGGCCACACAGGCCAGGCAGCGGACACAGCGGTCATCGTCAAGCACCATGGCGCCGGTTTCAGGATTGCGGGTAATGGCGTTCACCAGGCAGGACTTGGCGCAGGCGGGATCCTCGCACTGCAAACACGTGACCGGCACCCAGAGTTCCTTGAAGCCGCCGTCAAGGGGATAAATGCGGCTCAGCCCCAGCTTGCCGTCAACGGCGTGGGTGAACGAGCAGGCCAGCTCGCAGGTGCGGCAGCCTATGCAGAGGGTCGGTGTAACTACCAGGCGTGCTTCCACGGTTTATTCCTCCCGTCCCCACTGAGAGATCTTCCCCATCGTCCCCGCAAGCTCCTTGCGGTGGGCGCGGTCACTCAACTGGAAATACTCTTTTGGGATTTCGCGGTGCGCCGAGAGAAACTCAGCGAATTCGCGCGTGACGGTCGGCAGGCCGGTCTGCTCACAGGTAAGCAACTCGAACTTCCTGTCCCAGATGGTCCTGGTGGTGCCCTTGTCGGTGTACGTAATGAATCCGGTAGGGCATACCTGGGCGCAACTCAGACAGCCCACGCAATCGGGTGGTGGCTGCCACAGGGGGGGCGCAATCTCCTTGCCGTGGCCCCTGTTGACCGAGGATATGGCATGAAATCCCATTTCGTCGCAGACGCGCGTGCACAGTCCGCAGAGGATGCAGTCGTCACCGTCCACGACCTCCTGGTAGCTCGTGCGCATGATGCCGTACTCGGCGGCCATGTCCCGAATGAGCCTGGCGCGGGGGGACCGGGCCAGCATCAGGTCGAGGACCGTTCGGCGAAGCTCAATGACCTCGGGCGTGTGCGTACTCACGATCAGCCCGTCTTCGGCCGGGTAGAGGCACGAGGTGACGTAGTTCTTCCACCCGTTCCAGTCGGATTTGGTAATCTCGACGGTGCACAGCCGGCACGCACCGTAGGGTTCGACGGCGTCGTGATGGCAGAGGGCAGGGACGTCGATCTGCTGTCGCCTGATGACGGCCAGCAGCATCTCTCCTTCGTCGGCCTCTACCAGCTTGCCGTTTATGGTCAGCGTAACCATCATCGTCTCCTAGTAAACGTCTATCGCCTCGTAGCGGCAGACCGCAAGGCAGGCCCCACACTTGGTGCATTTGTCCTGGTCGAGCACGTGAACCTCCTGCTTCTTTCCGGTGATGGCGTTGTAAGCGCAGGCGCTGATACAGGCCATGCACCCGGTGCACTTCTCGTTGATTTCATACCGGATAAGCTCGCGGCAGACGCCTGCCGGACACCGTTTGTCGCGGATGTGGGCCAGGTAGTCGTCCCTGAAATACCGTATCGTGCTCAGGAACGGGTTTGGCCCGGACTTGCCGAGTCCGCAGAGCGAACCCCGGACTATCACCTCGGAGAGCCGTTCCATCCTGTCCAGGTCCTCTTCGACGGCCCGTCCCTCGGTGACGGCCGCGACCAGGGCGTGCAACTGGTACAGTCCTTCCCGGCAGGGCACGCACTTGCCGCACGACTCCGACACCAGGAACGAGAGGAAGTACCTGGCCACGTCCACCATGCACGTCTTGTCGTCCATTACGATCATGCCGCCCGAGCCCATCATCGAGCCGGCCTCGGTTAGCGTGTCGAAATCGACCGGCAGGTCAAGTTTGGATTCGGGCAGGCAGCCGCCCGAGGGGCCGCCGGTCTGAACCGCTTTGAACGGGCGGTCGTCGATAGTGCCGCCGCCGATGTCGTAAATGATCTCCCGCAGCGTGATCCCCATCGGTACTTCGATCAGCCCCGTGTTCTTGACTTTGCCGACAAGCGAGAACGCCTTGGTACCGGCGCTTCCCGACGTTCCGACCTTCCTGAACCAATCGGCGCCCTTTTCTATGATGGTGGGGACGTTGGCGAAGGTCTCGACGTTGTTCAGCACCGTCGGTTTATCGTACAGCCCTTTCGTGACGGACCGGATGTACTTGGCACGCGGTTCGCCCACGGCTCCGGCGACTGATTTCATCAGCGCCGAGGACTCGCCGCAGACGAAGGCACCCGCCCCGCGGGCGACACGGACCCGGAAACTGAAATCGCTGCCGAGGATGTTGTCTCCCATCAGGCCGGTCTCTTCGCACTGCTCAACGGCCTGCTGGAGCCGAACCACCGCCAGCGGATACTCTTCACGAACGTAGACGTACCCCTCCGTCGCTCCGACGGCATAAGCGGCTATGAGCATTCCCTCGAGCACGATGTGCGGATCGCCCTCCATGATCGCGCGGTCCATGAATGCCCCGGGGTCACCCTCGTCACCGTTGCAAATCACGTAGCGGACGTCCGATACAACGTCGCGGCACGAACGCCACTTCCGCCCGGTGGCAAAACCGCCGCCGCCCCGGCCGCGAAGGCCCGAGTCGGTGACTTCCTTGATTACACCATCGGGCGTCATCTTTTCAAGGACCCTGGCCAGTGCCTGGTATCCTCCGGTGGCAATGTAGTCGTCGATTTCGGCAGGGTGGATTTTGCCGAGATTGCGCAGTGCAATCCGTCGCTGGTGCGAGTAGAAGCCTATTTCCGGATAGGTCTCTTCAGTGCGGTTGGTTGCTGGATCGGTGTATAGCAGCTTGTCAATGATTTCGCCGTTTCTGATGGACCTTTCAAGTATCTCTTCGACGTCCTTGGGTTTGACCCTGGTGTAAAACCACCCCTGGGGTTCAATCACGACCAGCGGCCCCTTTTCGCACAGGCCGTGGCAGCCGGTATCCCGAAGCGCCTTGACGGAGAAGTCCTTTATGCGGCGGTTTTTGAGCACCTTGTGAAAGGCATCGACAATCTTCTGCGAGCCGCTGGCCAGGCATCCGGGCCCACAACAGACGATGATCCGCCGGGGAAATCTGTCCCGCGCCGCCAGGGCTTCCTTCTGCCGCTTCCTCAGTTGCTGGACGTTCCGTATGTGCATGTCACTTGACCTTGAGCACTTTCTTGACGGTGTTGACGTTCATAGTGCCGTGGTACTTGCCGTTAACGATTACCACCGGCGCCATGGCGCAGGCGCCGACACAGGCGACCACTTCGAGCGTGAATTTGTAGTCGGGCGTCGTCTGACCGACCTGAATCCCAAGCTGCGTCTCCAACTGCTGCTGGATCAGGTTGGCGCCGCGAATGTGGCAGGCCGTCCCCTTGCACAGGCGGACGATGTTGTCTCCGCGCCGGTGCAGGCTGAAGGCGTTGTAGAACGTCGCCACCGAAAAGACTCGGCTTAACGGCACCTTGAGGGCCTCGGCGGCGGCCTCGAGCGCTTCACACGGCAGGTAGTGATACTCCTGCTGTATGTCCTGTAGCACCATTATCAGTGAGTCGGGTTTACGAGGATGGCGATCGATCAGCCGGGGCAGCTTGCTGAAATCGTGGCTCATGCCTTTCTCTCCTGCTTGCGGGCCGAGATCGCCAGTTCATATCCCTGCGCCAACGCTTTCACGTTGGCGGCCAGCAGCTCCTTCTTCCGGCCGAGCTTCTCCTTCATGACCTCTCTGAGGTTGTCCAGCTCGACGATTCCGGAGGCTCCGGCGAAGGCTCCGAGCATGACGATGTTGGCTACTCTGACGTTACCGGCTTCGATGGCCATCTGGCTGGCCGGGACAAGGATCTCGGTGACGTCGGTGCGGTCCGTCGTCACGTTGATCAGCGACGAATTGACCACCAGCAGGCCGCCCGGTTTGACTTGGGGAGAGAATTTGTCAAAGGACGGACGATTGAAAACGCACGCCGCCCTGGGGTTGGCAATAATCGGCGAACCGATTCTGCGGTCTGACACCACGACCGTGCAATAGGCGGTTCCTCCTCGCATCTCCGGCCCGTACGACGGGATCCAGACAACCTGTTTGCCCTCCCGGATACCGGTGTAGGCGAGAAGCTGTCCGGCGACCATGATTCCCTGCCCGCCGAAACCGGCCCAGGTCACTTCGTACTGTGCCATCAGCCGTCTCCCTCCATCTCAGGTGACTTGTAACACCCCAGAGGGTAGTAGGCGACCATGTTCTCCTCGAGCCAGGCCGTGGCTTCGCTCGGTGTCTTGCCCCAGTTGGTCGGGCACGTGGAGAGCACTTCGACCAGGGAAAAGCACCTCTCCTGAACTTGGTACGTGAAGGCTCGCCTGATAGCCTGTTTTGCCCTGATGATGTGCCGAGCCGAGTGCACCGCGACCCGCTCGATGTACGACGGCGTGAACAGGGTCGCCAGCAACTCCGAGACCCGCACCGGCTGACCGACGACCGTTACGTCGCGGCCCAGGGGACACGTCGTCGTCACCTGGCCGGCCAGGGTGGTGGGAGCCATCTGACCGCCGGTCATGCCGTACACGGCGTTGTTGACGAATATAGTGGTGATCTTCTCACCACGGTTCGCCGCGTGGACGATCTCGCCCATGCCGATGGACGCCAGGTCGCCGTCACCCTGGTACGTAAAAACGATGAGATCCGGGCGTAACCGTTTGAAACCGGTCGCAACGGCCGGTGCCCGGCCGTGCGCGGCTTCGAGGAAATCACAGTTGAAATAGTTGTACGCAAAAACCGCGCATCCGACCGGCGCCACGCCGACGGTACGTTCCCGCACGCCCAACTCGTCGAGCACCTCGGCGACCAGCCGATGTATCACGCCGTGCGTGCAGCCGGGACAGTAGTGGGTCACTCTGTCCGTGAGGGAGTCCGGACGGGCGAAAATTGTTTTGGTCTGATCAGCCATAGTCACTGGCCTCTCTTTCTGCGCGGTCGGGCGGATGACTCTTCTCGGACGAGCTTCTTGATCTGCTCCTTGACGTCTTCGGGCGTCGGAACGACCCCGCCGGTGCGGCCGAAGAATTTCACCGGCCGGATACCGACGATCGCCCTCTCAACGTCCTCCAGCATCTGCCCGAGACTCATTTCCACTGTGAGAACCATCTGGATGTTCTTGCGCGAGGCTTCCTTTTTCAAAGCCTCGTTCGGGAAGGGGAAAAGCGAGATCGGCCGGAACAGCCCCACCGAGAACCCTTCCTCCTCCATCTCGTCGATGACCGTCTGGCAGATGCGGGCCATGGTGCCGTACGATGCGATCAGGATCCTGTTTTTTGGTTTGACCTTGTAAAGCTCAAACCGCACTTCCTCGCGCTTCATCTGCTCGTATTTTCGGGAAAGAGTCAGGCTGTTGCGTTCCAGTGCCAGGGGATCCAGGTCCAGCGACTTGATTATTCGCGGTGATCGCCCCTTCGCGCCGGTAGTGGCCCAGTCCTTCGGCGGCAGTTCCGGCTCGGTGTGATGCTCAGGAAACTCCACCGGTTCCATCATCTGACCGATCATGCCGTCGCCGATGATCATGACCGGGTTACGATACTTGTCGGCAAGATAGAAGGCCTGCATCGTCAGGTCGACTGCCTCCTGGATAGTTGAGGGAGCCAGAACGAGGCAGTGGTAGTCGCCGTGACCGCCGCCCTTGGTCGCCTGGAAGTAGTCGGACTGCGCCGGCAGAATGCCGCCGAGTCCGGGTCCGCCCCGCATGATGTTGAAGAGTACGCACGGGAGTTGCG includes:
- a CDS encoding 2Fe-2S iron-sulfur cluster-binding protein, with amino-acid sequence MMVTLTINGKLVEADEGEMLLAVIRRQQIDVPALCHHDAVEPYGACRLCTVEITKSDWNGWKNYVTSCLYPAEDGLIVSTHTPEVIELRRTVLDLMLARSPRARLIRDMAAEYGIMRTSYQEVVDGDDCILCGLCTRVCDEMGFHAISSVNRGHGKEIAPPLWQPPPDCVGCLSCAQVCPTGFITYTDKGTTRTIWDRKFELLTCEQTGLPTVTREFAEFLSAHREIPKEYFQLSDRAHRKELAGTMGKISQWGREE
- a CDS encoding NADH-ubiquinone oxidoreductase-F iron-sulfur binding region domain-containing protein, yielding MHIRNVQQLRKRQKEALAARDRFPRRIIVCCGPGCLASGSQKIVDAFHKVLKNRRIKDFSVKALRDTGCHGLCEKGPLVVIEPQGWFYTRVKPKDVEEILERSIRNGEIIDKLLYTDPATNRTEETYPEIGFYSHQRRIALRNLGKIHPAEIDDYIATGGYQALARVLEKMTPDGVIKEVTDSGLRGRGGGGFATGRKWRSCRDVVSDVRYVICNGDEGDPGAFMDRAIMEGDPHIVLEGMLIAAYAVGATEGYVYVREEYPLAVVRLQQAVEQCEETGLMGDNILGSDFSFRVRVARGAGAFVCGESSALMKSVAGAVGEPRAKYIRSVTKGLYDKPTVLNNVETFANVPTIIEKGADWFRKVGTSGSAGTKAFSLVGKVKNTGLIEVPMGITLREIIYDIGGGTIDDRPFKAVQTGGPSGGCLPESKLDLPVDFDTLTEAGSMMGSGGMIVMDDKTCMVDVARYFLSFLVSESCGKCVPCREGLYQLHALVAAVTEGRAVEEDLDRMERLSEVIVRGSLCGLGKSGPNPFLSTIRYFRDDYLAHIRDKRCPAGVCRELIRYEINEKCTGCMACISACAYNAITGKKQEVHVLDQDKCTKCGACLAVCRYEAIDVY
- a CDS encoding NAD(P)H-dependent oxidoreductase subunit E, with amino-acid sequence MSHDFSKLPRLIDRHPRKPDSLIMVLQDIQQEYHYLPCEALEAAAEALKVPLSRVFSVATFYNAFSLHRRGDNIVRLCKGTACHIRGANLIQQQLETQLGIQVGQTTPDYKFTLEVVACVGACAMAPVVIVNGKYHGTMNVNTVKKVLKVK
- a CDS encoding 4Fe-4S dicluster domain-containing protein — encoded protein: MEARLVVTPTLCIGCRTCELACSFTHAVDGKLGLSRIYPLDGGFKELWVPVTCLQCEDPACAKSCLVNAITRNPETGAMVLDDDRCVRCLACVAACPFGCSLHDGQNGIIVKCDLCGGDPVCAHFCPTKALEFSPMESVKRQSA
- the vorB gene encoding 3-methyl-2-oxobutanoate dehydrogenase subunit VorB; the encoded protein is MAKILMKGNEAIAEAAIRAGATNYFCYPITPQTEVAEYLARRMPEVGGVFLQAESEVAVSNMLFGAAATGKRVFTSSSSPGISLMQEAISYIAGAQLPCVLFNIMRGGPGLGGILPAQSDYFQATKGGGHGDYHCLVLAPSTIQEAVDLTMQAFYLADKYRNPVMIIGDGMIGQMMEPVEFPEHHTEPELPPKDWATTGAKGRSPRIIKSLDLDPLALERNSLTLSRKYEQMKREEVRFELYKVKPKNRILIASYGTMARICQTVIDEMEEEGFSVGLFRPISLFPFPNEALKKEASRKNIQMVLTVEMSLGQMLEDVERAIVGIRPVKFFGRTGGVVPTPEDVKEQIKKLVREESSARPRRKRGQ
- a CDS encoding thiamine pyrophosphate-dependent enzyme, producing MADQTKTIFARPDSLTDRVTHYCPGCTHGVIHRLVAEVLDELGVRERTVGVAPVGCAVFAYNYFNCDFLEAAHGRAPAVATGFKRLRPDLIVFTYQGDGDLASIGMGEIVHAANRGEKITTIFVNNAVYGMTGGQMAPTTLAGQVTTTCPLGRDVTVVGQPVRVSELLATLFTPSYIERVAVHSARHIIRAKQAIRRAFTYQVQERCFSLVEVLSTCPTNWGKTPSEATAWLEENMVAYYPLGCYKSPEMEGDG
- a CDS encoding 2-oxoacid:acceptor oxidoreductase family protein — translated: MAQYEVTWAGFGGQGIMVAGQLLAYTGIREGKQVVWIPSYGPEMRGGTAYCTVVVSDRRIGSPIIANPRAACVFNRPSFDKFSPQVKPGGLLVVNSSLINVTTDRTDVTEILVPASQMAIEAGNVRVANIVMLGAFAGASGIVELDNLREVMKEKLGRKKELLAANVKALAQGYELAISARKQERKA